In a genomic window of Pedobacter sp. KBS0701:
- a CDS encoding prephenate dehydratase — translation METKKRVAIQGIKASFHEEAAYKFFGKDIETVECNSFKETCDKLEKSDADFVVMAIENSIAGSLLPNYTLIRDFGFSVVGEVYLPIQLHLMALPGVKFEDIKVVTSHPIAIRQCIDFFYDYPHIKIVESNDTAACAKRIQEEQLTDTMAIANSLAAELYGLNILERRVESNKKNYTRFLILKKDKTDEGKKINKASICFQVGHKAGSLATVLNIFAEQEVSLTKIQSMPVLGKRNEYYFYVDLEWPSTEKYDKAIRKALKYTSNFNILGEYQKNDKV, via the coding sequence ATGGAAACGAAAAAACGTGTAGCAATTCAGGGTATTAAAGCATCTTTTCACGAAGAAGCCGCCTACAAATTCTTTGGTAAAGACATTGAAACTGTTGAGTGTAATTCTTTTAAGGAAACCTGCGACAAGCTGGAGAAAAGCGATGCCGACTTTGTGGTAATGGCTATCGAAAACTCTATCGCCGGCAGTTTATTGCCAAACTATACGCTGATCAGAGATTTTGGTTTTTCGGTTGTGGGCGAAGTTTACTTACCTATTCAGTTGCACTTAATGGCACTACCGGGCGTAAAGTTTGAGGATATTAAAGTGGTTACTTCACACCCTATCGCCATTCGCCAGTGTATTGATTTCTTTTACGATTACCCACACATTAAAATTGTAGAGAGCAACGATACCGCTGCCTGCGCAAAACGGATCCAGGAAGAGCAATTAACAGATACCATGGCCATTGCAAACAGCTTAGCTGCTGAACTTTACGGATTAAATATTTTGGAACGCCGGGTAGAATCGAACAAGAAAAATTACACCCGTTTTCTGATCCTTAAAAAAGACAAAACAGACGAAGGAAAAAAAATAAACAAAGCATCAATCTGTTTTCAGGTTGGACACAAGGCAGGCTCATTGGCAACTGTGTTAAATATTTTCGCAGAACAAGAGGTAAGCTTAACAAAAATACAATCTATGCCTGTTTTAGGTAAAAGAAACGAGTATTACTTTTACGTTGATTTAGAATGGCCAAGTACCGAAAAGTATGATAAGGCCATTAGAAAGGCATTAAAATATACATCAAACTTTAATATCCTGGGAGAGTACCAGAAGAATGATAAAGTGTAA